The proteins below come from a single Corylus avellana chromosome ca3, CavTom2PMs-1.0 genomic window:
- the LOC132173496 gene encoding stemmadenine O-acetyltransferase-like produces MAMNVEVVSREIVKPSSPTPHHLRNFKLSFLDQIAPPFYTSIIFFYDSKQDNLNGHDEFERSSSLKKSLAETLTRFYPLAGTLMYEDFSIDCNDKGVDYIQARAPSKLSEVVEKPSGKVLIPLLPFDPYSNFTELGKKVLLAVQYNIFECGGVAVGVIFSHRIVDGTSVVAIVNAWAGTSRGATEIINPSFDAAIHFPTREVSGFMMAQSRLEEKIVTRRFVFEKSSIDSLKKEASIGPSRVEAVSTFIWGRLMAIARANPAKKSKIFGAVHAVNLRERMVPKLPEHSIGNLWSVAVTASPVEAEKDYPSLLRQVRNAIMQVNDDYVKRLQDGCLDLMKNASEKQSNGEIEFCNFTSWCRFPVYEADFGWGKPTWVCSPSRPWKNVVVMMSTKDGDGIETWVNMTEEDMAMFQHDLELLSFATSAAVE; encoded by the exons ATGGCTATGAATGTTGAGGTTGTCTCCAGGGAGATTGTTAAGCCATCATCTCCAACACCCCATCACCTTAGGAACTTCAAGCTTTCCTTCTTAGACCAAATTGCACCACCTTTCTATACTTCAATCATTTTCTTCTATGATTCTAAGCAAGACAACCTAAATGGTCATGATGAGTTCGAAAGATCTTCTTCGCTAAAAAAGTCTTTAGCTGAAACCCTAACTCGTTTCTATCCCTTGGCTGGAACACTTATGTATGAAGATTTCTCCATCGACTGTAACGACAAGGGTGTCGACTATATTCAAGCCCGAGCCCCAAGCAAGCTATCAGAAGTGGTAGAGAAACCCAGTGGAAAG GTACTGATCCCATTGCTCCCGTTTGACCCATATAGTAATTTCACTGAACTTGGAAAGAAAGTTCTCCTAGCTGTCCAATATAACATATTTGAATGTGGTGGAGTAGCCGTTGGTGTGATCTTTTCACACAGGATTGTTGATGGAACATCGGTCGTAGCAATTGTTAATGCATGGGCTGGCACGTCCCGTGGGGCTACTGAAATTATAAACCCTAGTTTTGATGCAGCAATCCATTTTCCTACAAGAGAGGTATCTGGGTTCATGATGGCTCAATCAAGGCTAGAAGAGAAGATCGTGACCAGAAGATTTGTGTTCGAAAAATCAAGCATAGATTCCCTAAAAAAAGAAGCCTCTATC GGCCCATCGCGTGTGGAGGCTGTTTCAACATTCATATGGGGTCGTCTCATGGCGATAGCTCGCGCAAATCCggcaaaaaaatcaaagattttCGGAGCAGTTCATGCAGTGAACTTGCGCGAGAGGATGGTTCCAAAACTTCCAGAACATTCCATTGGGAATCTGTGGTCGGTTGCGGTGACAGCATCACCTGTTGAGGCTGAGAAGGATTATCCTTCTCTGTTGAGGCAGGTTAGGAATGCAATCATGCAAGTCAATGATGATTATGTGAAGAGACTCCAAGATGGGTGTTTGGATTTGATGAAGAATGCATCGGAAAAGCAGTCAAATGGTGAGATAGAATTCTGTAACTTTACTAGTTGGTGCAGGTTTCCAGTCTATGAAGCAGATTTTGGGTGGGGGAAGCCCACGTGGGTGTGTAGTCCCAGCAGGCCATGGAAGAATGTGGTGGTGATGATGAGTACTAAAGATGGTGATGGAATCGAGACATGGGTAAACATGACGGAAGAAGACATGGCCATGTTTCAACATGATCTGGAGCTGCTCTCATTTGCTACATCGGCTGCTGTGGAATGA